In one Cervus elaphus chromosome 9, mCerEla1.1, whole genome shotgun sequence genomic region, the following are encoded:
- the LOC122699465 gene encoding zinc finger protein 177-like isoform X8, producing the protein MVRFTRNDSCFLRLGELCEFQGIKTGAAPKQEETLEAPTHPGEKPLERNHCRKFFRKNYCLTRTRYCKGEKCYEYKEYGKDFGHPSTLRSHVSSHIGENILEFSDCGKTFNQESSLRKDFRTLTGEKSECNQHLMSFKLHSSFSVHEQIPTEEKLHECSDCGKRSSHSVHKKMCTMKESSKCNGHGKVFTGPLSLQICMRPHTGEKAYECRDCGKAFVFQSSLKKHVRSHTGEKPYECNHCGKSFSQSSHLNVHKRTHTGEKPYDCKECGKAFTVPSSLQKHMRTHTGEKPYECSDCGKAFIDQSSLKKHTRSHTGEKPYECNHCGKSFSTGSYLIVHKRAHTGEKTYACKECGKAFRNSSCLRVHMRTHTGEKPYKCIQCGKAFSTSTNLIMHKRIHTGQKLCE; encoded by the exons ATGGTGAGATTCACTAGAAATGATTCCTGTTTTTTAAGACTGGGAGAGCTCTGTGAATTTCAAGGAATTAAAACAGGAGCAGCACCCAAGCAAGAGGAGACACTTGAG GCACCAACCCACCCTGGTGAGAAACCATTGGAACGTAAtcattgtagaaaattcttcagaaAGAATTATTGCCTTACTCGTACAAGATATTGCAAGGGCGAGAAATGCTATGAATATAAAGAATATGGGAAAGACTTTGGCCATCCCTCAACTCTTAGGAGTCATGTGAGTTCTCACATTGGAGAGAATATTCTTGAATTCAGTGATTGTGGAAAAACTTTCAATCAAGAGTCATCCCTTAGGAAAGACTTCAGAACTCTCACAGGAGAAAAATCTGAGTGTAATCAACATCTTATGTCCTTCAAATTACACTCTTCCTTCTCAGTACATGAACAAATACCTACTGAAGAGAAACTCCATGAATGCAGTGACTGTGGAAAAAGATCTTCCCATAGTGTCCACAAAAAAATGTGTACTATGAAAGAAAGCTCAAAATGTAATGGACATGGGAAAGTTTTCACTGGCCCCTTGTCCCTTCAGATATGTATGAGacctcacactggagagaaagcTTATGAATGTAGGGATTGTGggaaagcttttgtttttcagtcttcCCTTAAGAAACACGTAAGAtcacacactggagagaaaccttatgagTGTAATCACTGCGGAAAATCCTTCAGCCAGAGCTCTCATCTTAACGTTCACAAAagaactcacactggagagaaaccttatgacTGTAAGGAATGTGGCAAGGCTTTCACCGTTCCTTCATCCCTTCAGAAACATATGAGAAcccatactggagagaaaccctatgaatgcaGTGACTGTGGGAAAGCCTTTATTGATCAGTCATCCCTTAAGAAACATACCCGatctcacactggagagaaaccttatgagTGTAatcactgtggaaaatccttcagcACAGGCTCTTATCTCATTGTGCACAAGAGAGCCCACACTGGAGAGAAAACCTATGcatgtaaagaatgtgggaaggcctttagGAATTCCTCTTGCCTAAGAGTGCATATGAGAactcacacaggggagaagccttataaatgtatcCAGTGTGGAAAAGCATTTAGCACTAGCACTAACCTTATAATGCACAAGCGAATACATACTGGGCAGAAGCTCTGTGAATGA